The Arachis hypogaea cultivar Tifrunner chromosome 16, arahy.Tifrunner.gnm2.J5K5, whole genome shotgun sequence genome contains a region encoding:
- the LOC140179964 gene encoding uncharacterized protein, with product MDSLVDNALGYATLSFMDAYSGYNQILMHPSDQNKTTFITDFGNYCYKVMPFGLKNAGATYQRLMDKVFAKQIGRNIEVYVDDMVAKTENGKTHIDDLAEIFGEIRCYNMLLNPEKCAFAVQGGRLIKWAIELSEFDIRYQSRGPIKSQFLANFIAELTIPTKEDHTKQWTLYVDGSSNNEGCGAGIHLEADDSFILEHSLHLSFKASNNQSEYEALIAGLRLCLDLQISAIKVYCDSLLIVQQEQDWRNDFIEYLQTGHIPDHIDNRKKFRRQASFFTIVNGTLYRQGYTRPLLKCLNRAEADIALAEAHEGICGTHTGARSLTSKIIRAGFFWPTLKHDSQNKHFALVEHPQTNGLPEAANKVILHALKKKLDDTKGLWAELIPEVLWGYNTTPQSTTKETPFRLVYGSEAMIPLEISQSSIRTNLGSHDEARRAELDIIKEIRDIATLRQRAAQQAIARRHNKSVRSRSFQKDDIVL from the exons ATGGACTCTTTGGTGGATAACGCCTTAGGTTATGCTACCTTAAGTTTTATGGATGCGTATTCGGGCTATAATCAAATCCTCATGCACCCATCCGATCAAAATAAAACAACATTTATCACTGATTTTGGTAACTACTGTTATAAAGTTATGCCCTTTGgattaaagaatgcaggagcAACTTACCAGCGTCTTATGGACAAGGTCTTCGCCAAACAAATCGGCAGGAACATCGAAGTGTATGTCGATGACATGGTCGCCAAAACAGAGAACGGAAAAACCCACATCGACGATCTAGCAGAAATCTTCGGCGAAATACGCTGCTATAACATGCTCCTAAACCCAGAGAAATGCGCATTCGCTGTTCAAGGTG GCAGGCTTATAAAATGGGCGATTGAATTGTCAGAATTCGACATCAGATATCAATCAAGAGGACCGATTAAGTCCCAGTTCTTGGCCAATTTTATTGCAGAGCTTACGATACCTACAAAGGAAGACCATACAAAGCAATGGACTTTATATGTAGACGGCTCATCCAACAATGAGGGCTGTGGAGCTGGAATCCATCTGGAAGCAGACGATAGCTTTATCCTAGAACATTCCCTACACCTATCTTTCAAAGCCAGCAACAATCAATCTGAATATGAAGCCCTAATCGCAGGACTTCGACTTTGTTTGGATCTCCAAATATCTGCCATAAAGGTATACTGTGACTCCCTATTGATTGTACAGCAG GAACAGGATTGGAGGAACGACTTCATAGAATATTTACAAACAGGTCATATACCAGATCATATAGACAATAGAAAGAAGTTTCGCCGACAAGCGTCTTTTTTCACGATAGTCAATGGAACATTATACAGGCAAGGATACACTCGCCCGCTGCTAAAGTGCCTTAACAGAGCTGAAGCCGACATAGCATTGGCCGAGGCACATGAAGGAATTTGTGGAACACATACAGGAGCTCGGAGCTTAACCTCAAAAATAATCCGCGCTGGTTTCTTTTGGCCGACGTTGAAACATGATAGCCAAAACAAG CATTTTGCTTTGGTTGAGCATCCTCAGACAAACGGATTACCCGAAgcagcaaataaagtcatcttacATGCACTCAAGAAGAAGTTAGACGACACTAAAGGACTCTGGGCCGAATTAATACCTGAAGTCCTTTGGGGATATAATACAACACCACAATCAACAACAAAAGAGACACCATTCCGACTTGTCTATGGCTCTGAAGCGATGATACCACTAGAAATATCACAAAGCTCTATCAGAACTAATCTGGGTAGTCACGATGAAGCTCGGAGAGCCGAGTTGGATATCATCAAGGAAATAAGAGATATAGCAACACTCAGACAACGTGCAGCGCAACAGGCAATAGCTCGGCGACACAATAAATCGGTAAGAAGCCGATCATTTCAAAAGGATGACATAGTACTTTGA